A region of the Microbulbifer pacificus genome:
TGGTCGGTACCCTGATGAGCAACTACGGGTTCGAGCTGGCACTGAAAGAGCGCAAGATTCCCTTCGCCCGCGCCAAGGTGGGCGATCGCTACGTACTGGAAATGATGTACAAAAACGGCTGGACCCTCGGTGGCGAGTCCTCCGGGCATATCGTCTGCACCGATGTCACCACCACCGGGGACGGCATCATCTCCGCGCTGCAGGTACTGCGCGCGGTGAGCGACTTCGGGGAATCCCTGGACCAGCTCAGCCAGAAGATGCAGATGCTGCCGCAACACATGATCAACGTGCGTCTCGCCAGCCGCGATGGTGTGCTGGAACACGATGATGTGCAGGCCGCGGTAGCCCAGGCAGAGTCCACCCTCGCCAACAATGGCCGCGTGCTGTTGCGCCCTTCTGGCACCGAGCCGTTGATCCGGGTCATGGTCGAGGGCAAAGACGGCGCATTGGTGGCGCAGCTGGCTGGGGAAATTGCCAGTGTCGTCGAGCGGGTGGGTAACGCCTGAGCGCAGGCCCACCGTCGGAAGCCATTGAAAAATCAATAAATATCCGAAAACGCTGGTTGTATGTTTCCGGCAATATCGATAAGATTTGCGCCCCTTGGAGGAGCACCGATGCGAAAAACACTGGTAGCTGCCAACTGGAAAATGCACGGCACCAAAGCGTTTGCCGAGCAGTTGTTGGCCGAGCTGAACAGCGGACTGGAGTCCGACGATTGCTCCGCCGAAGTAGTAATCTGCCCCCCCTTCCCCTACCTCGGTGTAGTGGGCGCGGCGGCGGAAAATGCGGAACAGGTAGCCCTGGGGGCGCAGAACCTCAGCGAGCAGCCCTCCGGTGCCTTCACCGGTGAGGTTTCCGCGGAAATGCTGCTGGATTGTGGCGCACGCTATGTGATCGTTGGTCACTCCGAGCGCCGCAGCCTGTACGGCGAAAGCAGCGAGTTGGTCGCGGCCAAGTTTGCCGCCGCCAAGGGCGCAGGCCTGACACCGATCCTCTGTGTAGGGGAGTCGCTGCAGGAGCGTGAAGCCGGCAATACGCTGAAAGTGATTGCCGAACAGATCCAGGCCGTTGTCGATCTGGACCTGGGAAATACCTGGCAGAACGCCGTTATCGCCTACGAGCCCGTATGGGCTATTGGCACCGGCAAGACCGCCACCCCGGAACAGGCGCAGGAAGTGCACCAGTTCATTCGCCAGCAACTCGGTGAAGCGGGGCCGGCGACGCAGATTCTTTACGGTGGCAGCGTCAAGGCAGCCAATGCCGCAGAGCTGTTTGCCAGAGAAGATATCGATGGCGCCCTGGTGGGCGGAGCCTCTTTGCAGGCTGACGAATTTATCAAGATCTGCCGCGCCGCTGATTGAGCGCAACAGGTCGAAATTTTTTGAGCAAGGGCAGTTGCCCGTAGCAGGTTTTCTGGACAATGGAAAAACTGGTTTTAGTCGTTCACATCCTCACTGCGCTGGGTATTATCGGCCTGATTTTGCTGCAGCAGGGCAAGGGTGCGGAAGCGGGTGCCTCCTTTGGCGCGGGCGCTTCTCAGACCGTTTTTGGTAGCCAAGGCAGCGGAAATTTCTTTTCCCGCTTGACTGGAATTCTGGCGACTGTATTCTTCGCCACCAGCTTCGGTCTGGCAGTACTGGCCAGCCGCAGCGAAGCTCCGGAACTTGAAGGTATCCCGCAAGTTCCGGCCGCGGTAGAATCCCGCGACCAGGAAGTACCGGCAGCCATCGAGAGCGAAATCCCTGAAGTTCAGGAATCTGCTCCGGCGGAAGGCGAACTTCCCGCAGCAGAAGAAGCCCCCAAGGCTGAACTGCCGGAAGCAGGCTCTGAAGAGCAGAGCGAAGAAAAAACTGAGGAGCAGCCTCAGTAAGCCGAAAGGCTGAAATCAAAAACTGAAAAGTTTTTGCCCAGGTGGTGGAATTGGTAGACACGCTATCTTGAGGGGGTAGTGAGCATAGCTCGTGCGGGTTCAAGTCCCGCCCTGGGCACCACATTAAAGACCAGAGAGATCTGGCAACATCCGAAAAGCCCCGCACTGCGGGGCTTTCGCGTTTCTGGGTGGTCCAATAGTGTCCAGCTCGGTACCCCCACATCCGGGGGTATTTGGGGGTACTATTGGGGGTACCGGTACCCCTATACTGAACCGGTACCCCCAAATCGCCCGGAGAGCCCCGTATGACGCTGACTTACGCCCAAGCTAAGAACGCCGCCCCGAAGGAAAAAGACTACCGCCTAAGCGATGGGAATAACCTGTACCTGCTGGTCAAAAAGACCGGCCCCAAGTACTGGCGCATGAAGTACAGGTTGGTGGGTAAAGAGAAGATGCTGGCTATCGGGCGCTTCCCTGAGGTAAGCATCAAGGAAGCGCGTGAGCGCAGGGATGGGGCGAGGGGGCTGTTGCGCCAGGGTATCGATCCGGTTCAGCACTTCAAGAAGCTCAAATATGCGGGTGAAGTGCCGCCGGGCAGCAGCTTTGAAGATGTTGGTACCGAGTGGTTCAAAACGGTCATGGCTGATAAATCCAAGAGCCACCAGACCCGCACCTGGCGGGCCCTCGAGCGCGACCTTTTCCCCTACCTTGGACACAAAGACATCGGCGAGATCGAACCCTTCGAGCTGCTGCAGACTCTGCGCCGGATCGAAGCTCGTGGCCACTACGAACTGGCAAATCGCACCAAGCGGGTTGCCAGTCAGATATTCCGCTTCGCCGTCGCCAGTGGGCGAGCCCTGCGGGATCCTGCGGCCGATCTGGCCGGTACGCTCAAGACCCAGAAGAGCAAGCACATGGCAGCGATCACTGAGCCGAGAGCTGTCGGCAAGTTGCTGCAAGCTATTGACGGGTACCGTGGCACGGCAGTCGTGGAGGCTGCACTCAAGCTTTCTCCCCTTCTGTTCTGTCGTCCCGGTGAACTCCGTCATTTGGAGTGGGCAGACTTCAACTGGGAAGAGAGCCGCATCGAAATCCCGGGGGAGCGGATGAAGGTTGGCGAGCCCCACATTATCCCGCTGAGTAGTCAGGCCACGTCTATTTTTCGCGAGCTAGAGCTTTTGACTGGTAGGGGCCGCTATGTGTTTCCCTCCCTGCGCAGCAGCGACCGGCCGATGTCCGATAACGCCGTGCGCACGGCACTTCGCAGCTTGGGCTATGACAACGACACCATGACACCCCATGGCTTCCGGGCTATGGCGCGCACACTGCTGGACGAGCAGCTCAACTACCGAATCGAGTGGATCGAGCAGCAGCTCGCCCATACGGTGAAAGATGCCTTGGGGCGTGCATACAACCGTACCAAACACCTGAAGCAACGCTCTGAGATGATGCAGCGCTGGGCGGATTACCTCGATGCGCTCAAGCGATCAGCGAGTGAGGCTTCTGTCGTTCCCCTAATACGCCAGACCACTTCGATATGAAAGAAGACGCTTTGAATTACGAAAAAACACGCCTGCCTTACTATCTGGTAATGGATTTCTGGGGCGCAGACGATGCATGTAAGTTGTTTGCTGACCTGGATCCTTACTATGCGAAAGAGGTACTTGAGGGTGGTGAGCGCGTTTTTCAGATCGCTCCATTGCTTCCCGGTCAGTCGGGAACAGAAGAGCAGGGTCGCAGGTATCTGACTTACAGGAAAACCTGGGATAGTTGCGACCACACCGAGTGGCTAAACAATGAGCGGAACCCGGTAAAGTTCGGAGACGACGGCGAGCGAATGCTGCCTGTGGATTATTTTCTGCAGTGGGCATACGCCAAGCGAATACCGATTCCCTGGCTGGAGTGGGCAGACGACAACGGTTACCTGGATCGCTCTCGTCAAAAGTTGGCATTTGCTGATGCGAATACAATCATGCTCCCCATTAACGACCCCCGGATCAGTAAACAACTAATTGATATGGTGCAGTCGGCCGTGGCCCGCTGGGGGAAATGGAATCCCGCGGACAAAACAACTGCGCCAACCAATGCGACAGTGGAAGGTGATCTTTTGAAAAAGGGCTGGAAGTCACCGACTATGAGAAAGCTGGCTGCATCCATTATTCGCCCCGAGAATGCTCCAAGGGGGATGAGTAAAAAGGTGACTAAAAAAGTCCAATAAAAACAAAGGGTTGTATTCCGAGTGTAATTTGAGAGGTTACCTTCTGTGTAATGGGTAACCTATCTACCCCGCAAAATCTGCGAATACTAGGACGTCGAACTTCCAACGAGGTACGACAATGTCCAGTAACGTTCAAAACAATTCATTGCCGGAAACCGGCTTCATTCGAATCTGGGATGTTCTGAAGTACATCCCCGTCGGCAAAAGCACCTGGTGGGCAGGTGTGGCGGCCGGCCGCTTCCCCAGGCCCGTGAAATTGGGCGAGCGAACATCTGCCTGGAAAGTTGAGGATATCCGGGCGCTGATCGAAAAAGCAGCAAGCGGGGAGGGGATATGAGCTTCCTCCCTGTTCTGAAATTGTACCCCTGTTTCTGCAGCGGGAGATGGCAGCAATGCCTTTTCTCATGGGGGCTGCGGGCGGGCGCCGGCGCTTTCTGGCGCTCGGTAATTCAGAATATCCCCATAGAATCCCTACCTACCTGCGCCTGGCCAACACTCAAATGCCAGCAGCTAGCGGTAGGTTCTCGTGAAGGGGGTGGTTAAGCGGGGACCAGTGGAGATAAATGGCCGCTGCCTGCGGCTGCCGCAGGGCAAGGGCGGGGAAGGTCATTACCGTGAGATCCTCCAGGCAACAGTGACGCAGCTGGATGCGCTGCAGGCCCGGCACAGCCGGCTGCTGGTGGTGGTTCTGGGGCTGAGTGTATGGGAATACACTCCGGACAACGCGTTGCTGTCACGCTTCATCCGCAAACTGCGTAAACGTCTGAAGATCCGATTTAGTCAGGAGCAGCTTGGGTACCTCTGGTGCCGGGAGCAGGACACCAGTGATAAGCAGCACTACCACCTGGCCCTGATTCTAAACGGTAACAAGAATCGTCACCCCAAGCGGATCATTGAGTTGGTGGAGGAGATTTGGGACGGCTGGAATCAGCCCAGGCCTCATACACCGAAGAACTGTTATTACCTGCTGGAGCGTGGGGATGAGCGGCAGTTCCAGAAAGTGTTCGACCGGCTTTCCTATTTGGCTAAGGTGGCGACTAAAGGGCAGAGACCCAAAGCTACCAATGATTACTGCAGTAGTAGGTTTAAGCTGCCGTAGTTCGGTCTATTGAAGGCGCTGTGCCTAACCGTTAGGTGCAGCGCCCTGCCCTGAACTTCCGTCTAGTGCTTGGCGGTGTGGCTTGTGGAGGCTGAGTATTGCCTGAAATATTTAGTCGGGCTCAAGAGAGGCCGGTGAAATTGTTGGTTTTTGTTGGTTTGAGTTCTTAATTTGGCCCTGGAAGTCGGATTTCGGTATGTGCTGTGCGGGTCCGCAGGTGATGGGAAGAAGAGGGGCGGGGTCTTTTACTGGCATATTAACACTTCATGTCTGATCAAAAAGTGTCCGCCTGTGACGGTCTTGTAGATTTGAGCGACAAAGTTAGCGAGAAACTAAAAAAATAAGCTCCTGACTATTTACAGTAGGTCGTATAACTAATAATCTTTCTCTCAACGGTGAAATCTACGGAGGGAAGTGGCTCATGGCAAAGTCAAGGCACATTCAGCAGCGGATGTCCCAACGAGGCATCCGGGGAGAAATGCTAGATTTGGTCGCTCAGTTTGGTAGCTGGCAGGGAGATAAATGCATACTGAATCGACGTGGGTGCCGCAAGGCGCTAGGAGAG
Encoded here:
- a CDS encoding tyrosine-type recombinase/integrase codes for the protein MTLTYAQAKNAAPKEKDYRLSDGNNLYLLVKKTGPKYWRMKYRLVGKEKMLAIGRFPEVSIKEARERRDGARGLLRQGIDPVQHFKKLKYAGEVPPGSSFEDVGTEWFKTVMADKSKSHQTRTWRALERDLFPYLGHKDIGEIEPFELLQTLRRIEARGHYELANRTKRVASQIFRFAVASGRALRDPAADLAGTLKTQKSKHMAAITEPRAVGKLLQAIDGYRGTAVVEAALKLSPLLFCRPGELRHLEWADFNWEESRIEIPGERMKVGEPHIIPLSSQATSIFRELELLTGRGRYVFPSLRSSDRPMSDNAVRTALRSLGYDNDTMTPHGFRAMARTLLDEQLNYRIEWIEQQLAHTVKDALGRAYNRTKHLKQRSEMMQRWADYLDALKRSASEASVVPLIRQTTSI
- the tpiA gene encoding triose-phosphate isomerase gives rise to the protein MRKTLVAANWKMHGTKAFAEQLLAELNSGLESDDCSAEVVICPPFPYLGVVGAAAENAEQVALGAQNLSEQPSGAFTGEVSAEMLLDCGARYVIVGHSERRSLYGESSELVAAKFAAAKGAGLTPILCVGESLQEREAGNTLKVIAEQIQAVVDLDLGNTWQNAVIAYEPVWAIGTGKTATPEQAQEVHQFIRQQLGEAGPATQILYGGSVKAANAAELFAREDIDGALVGGASLQADEFIKICRAAD
- a CDS encoding helix-turn-helix transcriptional regulator, with translation MSSNVQNNSLPETGFIRIWDVLKYIPVGKSTWWAGVAAGRFPRPVKLGERTSAWKVEDIRALIEKAASGEGI
- a CDS encoding YagK/YfjJ domain-containing protein — encoded protein: MKGVVKRGPVEINGRCLRLPQGKGGEGHYREILQATVTQLDALQARHSRLLVVVLGLSVWEYTPDNALLSRFIRKLRKRLKIRFSQEQLGYLWCREQDTSDKQHYHLALILNGNKNRHPKRIIELVEEIWDGWNQPRPHTPKNCYYLLERGDERQFQKVFDRLSYLAKVATKGQRPKATNDYCSSRFKLP
- the secG gene encoding preprotein translocase subunit SecG yields the protein MEKLVLVVHILTALGIIGLILLQQGKGAEAGASFGAGASQTVFGSQGSGNFFSRLTGILATVFFATSFGLAVLASRSEAPELEGIPQVPAAVESRDQEVPAAIESEIPEVQESAPAEGELPAAEEAPKAELPEAGSEEQSEEKTEEQPQ